TTtcaatgtaacactatcaaatcaattgctctttgagaaatctatcatttaccaagatatattgatgataattgaatcaaatagtgatgaatgattaaaatactcaattaaaatttattatttataacatgaaataaattcttgtactttgcaaaagaaaactaccaatcaaactagaatgtaaaggcaaaaaaatagattattataatagcaaagaactagactaaaaatataaatgactaatatgtaccataaaattttagaaatattatataaaactatacatatatataggtgtaataataaatttaaatagctacttttatagtcggtttggttcgggtttttttttttttttattaaaccaaaaccaaaccaaatttgaccggtttttaaaattcaaaactaaaaccaaaccaaacctaaaaagtatcggtttttttggtcgatttggttcgattttttaaatttttatgaatACCCCTGCTCATCGTATTAAAATCTCGGGTCCTCATcaggtcatatatgttggttaCCACTTAACTATTCCACTGATTCTCAGTGCCCTCCACTTTTTGACACGACTTTCGACTTTAATACAATACCTAGAAGGTGGCCAGGTGTTAcaaattaatatagaaaataatcTAAGGATAAATATGAGAATTATTTCATCTCGTATTTTATTGAAATGTTTACCAATTAATAGTGTAAATATAGTTTTGATGATCTGATGGTGTAAAAAAATACATACACAACTTACAGTGTATATAAATTTAACTCTAACAAATAACCATAACATGACAAGGATTCTTATTTCTTACTATACACAAATGCCTTAAATGCCTAAaaattttcacccttaaataaaaaatacaacCAAGTttttaactacaacaagaacaaaACCCATGTGCTAGTAATGACCTACAGTAATTAATTTTGTAACACATTTCTCATTTTGGAAGCCAATTCACCTAGTGCTTTTGTAGAGGAACCATTTTCACCAAGTACTTTGGCAGCTTCATCTTTTAAATCTCTCATTTTGCTGCGTACTCCTTTTCCTTCTTCACCTTCCATCAATCCTCTTACCACTTCAGCAATTTTCTCTCTTCCCACGACGCCATTCTCACTTGTTTTCGGCCTCAATGCCACTTTTAGATCCTCGTTTAGTATTATTGCATTCATTCTTTGTTCTGCATATAACAGCCAAGCAATAAGTGGAATGCCATGGACCACACTCTCTAATATCGAGTTCCATCCACAGTGAGTCAAGAACCCGCCTATCGAGCCATGGCTAAGGATTTGGGCTTGTGCGGCCCAATTAGGTATTATCAATCCTTGTCCTTTGGTCCTTTCCAAGAACCCTTGTGGTAAAAAATCAAAAGGGTTACTTGAAGTTTGGACATTGAAGTAAGTGGCATTAGCAATTCTATCATTTGGGCATCTAATAACCCATAAAAATCTTTGATCACTCATTTCTAATCCCATTGCAAGTTCAATTAGCTGCTCATGTGAGAGAGTCCCACCACTTCCAAAGGAGATGTACAAAACAGAGTTACATGGCTGCTCATCTAGCCATTTCAAACATTCTAACTCCTCAGGGTTACTGCTTACATCCATATGTATAAGCGGTCCAACTGCATAAACCGGTGGCTTATCTGCAGAGGCGATGTACCGTATAATTAGTCAATAGGTTCAACTGATCTTAGTGTATTTGAGAGGGAGCATAAGTATAGATTCCCTATGTTTTATTTTATGTAGCTAAATTCGGAATACGAGAGTCACCGTACGTTCATCTTTTATGTGAACTCGGATATATAATAAATACTTTAAATTTGTTGAAACAAATTTAAATGAGAATTACTTTAAAAGCGACGATTTAAGTCAAAAAAGTTAATAAATCaagatatttaaaaatattaaaaattcatGGTCAATGTGTCTAAATACTCCTTTCGTTTTAATGTATGTGAAGATATATAACTAGACAAGGTTTAaggaaaaaataaagattttttgaacttgtaatttaaAGCATGtcataaaatttgtatatttgtgtgggtataaaaatattttattagaggtaaaatgaaaaagtttaaattatattatttttaaatttaggaAAAGCTTATTTCTTTTTAGAAAGATTAAAAAAGAGTTACCATACGTTCAATTTTTTATGTAGACTCGGACATAGATAGTTTAAATTTGTTGAaataaatttaaatcaaaattatttaaaagcATATATCTAAGTCAAAATAGTTAATAAATCAAgatatataaaaatatgtaaaagtcATGGTCAATGAAATATTCTCTAAATACTTCTTTTGTTTTAATGTATGTGAGGATATTTGATGGGCAAGAGAGTTtaagaaaaacataaaagaatTTGAACTTACACATAAGTGGAAGTAAAGGAACTTAGAGAGTATATGCAAAATAAATCACCAAAAAATTAAGAAGTAACATTATTAAATTCTGAACTCATAATTCTAAAAGCATAATGAATTCTgtgttaaaaatataaataacaatTACAACATATCCAATATAATTTCACTAGACTAGTATGTACGTAGATCATATCCCTATCAtgtgaaggtagagagactgtttttaatataccctcggctcaagaaaagcaTAAGCACAATAGTTATGGGGAAGAAACGATGGTGTGGAAGCCATGAAAACGAAGCAGTAAAGATAACAAGATCATATGTTAAAAATATCAATCCATCAAATTAAACTCTAAATTATATATCTCTTCTTACCTGGTTCTTCCTCATGCAAAGCTTTAATGGCACCTGGTTCCAAGTCCTTAAAACTATTCACCACTATTCCCTCCGCCATTTTATACCTCTTAGTATGATGAAGCAGCCATTTGTAAGCATCATTCTTCCTATCCTGAACCGGGTCGAGAAGCTCCTTCGGTTCAAT
The sequence above is drawn from the Nicotiana tabacum cultivar K326 chromosome 13, ASM71507v2, whole genome shotgun sequence genome and encodes:
- the LOC107763711 gene encoding hydroquinone glucosyltransferase-like; its protein translation is MVEQVLLYRELKEPVRIPGCVPIEPKELLDPVQDRKNDAYKWLLHHTKRYKMAEGIVVNSFKDLEPGAIKALHEEEPDKPPVYAVGPLIHMDVSSNPEELECLKWLDEQPCNSVLYISFGSGGTLSHEQLIELAMGLEMSDQRFLWVIRCPNDRIANATYFNVQTSSNPFDFLPQGFLERTKGQGLIIPNWAAQAQILSHGSIGGFLTHCGWNSILESVVHGIPLIAWLLYAEQRMNAIILNEDLKVALRPKTSENGVVGREKIAEVVRGLMEGEEGKGVRSKMRDLKDEAAKVLGENGSSTKALGELASKMRNVLQN